From the genome of Vigna angularis cultivar LongXiaoDou No.4 chromosome 11, ASM1680809v1, whole genome shotgun sequence, one region includes:
- the LOC108333009 gene encoding probable beta-1,3-galactosyltransferase 2 isoform X1, with the protein MTWKSRGDLLPKSVMSKKWVIFLCIGSFCAGMVFTNSRMWTMPEPKGLGRTTAMEAEKLNVVSEGCNTRILQEKEVKRESKGIYREVSKTQNAIQTLDKTISNLEMELAAAKAAQESIRSGAPVPANMKMSESSGRRRYLMVVGINTAFSSRKRRDSVRETWMPQGEKRKKLEEEKGIIIRFVIGHSATSGGILDRAIEAEDKKHGDFLRLDHVEGYLELSAKTRTYFATAVNLWDADFYIKVDDDVHVNIATLGQTLVRHRSKPRVYIGCMKSGPVLSQKGVRYHEPEYWKFGEAGNKYFRHATGQLYAISKDLAAYISNNKQVLHKYANEDVSLGSWFIGLDVDHIDDRRLCCGTPPDCEWKAQAGNVCVASFDWTCSGICRSAERIKEVHKRCGEGEKALWSASF; encoded by the exons ATGACTTGGAAAAGCAGGGGAGACTTGCTTCCCAAAAGTGTTATGTCTAAGAAATGGGTTATTTTTCTCTGTATTGGAAGCTTCTGTGCTGGGATGGTTTTCACCAACAG CAGGATGTGGACTATGCCTGAACCTAAAGGACTAGGACGAACAACAGCCATGGAAGCTGAAAAATTGAATGTAGTTTCAGAGGGTTGTAATACAAGAATC TTGCAAGAGAAGGAAGTGAAGCGTGAAAGTAAAGGCATCTATAGAGAGGTTTCCAAGACACAAAATGCCATACA AACCCTTGATAAGACTATTTCAAACTTGGAGATGGAATTAGCAGCTGCAAAGGCAGCTCAGGAGTCTATACGAAGTGGTGCTCCAGTACCAGCAAATATGAAGATGAGTGAATCGTCTGGTAGAAGAAGGTACCTAATGGTCGTAGGAATAAACACTGCTTTCAGCAGCAGAAAAAGAAGAGACTCAGTTCGTGAGACATGGATGCCACAAG gtgagaaaagaaagaagctAGAGGAAGAGAAGGGCATTATCATCCGATTTGTAATTGGTCATAG TGCCACATCAGGGGGTATCCTAGACAGAGCAATTGAAGCAGAAGATAAGAAGCATGGAGATTTTCTGAGACTG GATCACGTTGAGGGATACCTTGAATTGTCAGCAAAGACAAGGACCTACTTTGCCACTGCTGTTAACTTATGGGATGCTGACTTCTATATCAAAGTTGATGACGATGTTCACGTAAATATAG CGACACTAGGACAAACTCTAGTGAGACACCGATCAAAACCACGGGTGTACATTGGATGCATGAAATCTGGGCCTGTTCTTTCTCAAAA AGGGGTAAGGTACCACGAGCCAGAATACTGGAAATTTGGTGAGGCTGGAAACAAGTATTTCCGTCATGCCACGGGACAGTTGTATGCCATTTCAAAAGATCTGGCTGCATACATTTCAAACAACAA GCAAGTTCTCCACAAGTATGCCAATGAGGATGTCTCACTAGGCTCTTGGTTTATTGGACTTGATGTGGACCACATAGATGATCGAAGACTCTGCTGTGGTACACCACCAG ATTGTGAATGGAAAGCACAGGCAGGAAATGTTTGTGTTGCTTCATTTGATTGGACTTGCAGTGGAATTTGCAGGTCTGCTGAAAGGATCAAAGAGGTTCACAAGAGATGTGGGGAAGGTGAAAAAGCTTTGTGGAGTGCCTCTTTCTAG
- the LOC108333009 gene encoding probable beta-1,3-galactosyltransferase 2 isoform X2 codes for MTWKSRGDLLPKSVMSKKWVIFLCIGSFCAGMVFTNRMWTMPEPKGLGRTTAMEAEKLNVVSEGCNTRILQEKEVKRESKGIYREVSKTQNAIQTLDKTISNLEMELAAAKAAQESIRSGAPVPANMKMSESSGRRRYLMVVGINTAFSSRKRRDSVRETWMPQGEKRKKLEEEKGIIIRFVIGHSATSGGILDRAIEAEDKKHGDFLRLDHVEGYLELSAKTRTYFATAVNLWDADFYIKVDDDVHVNIATLGQTLVRHRSKPRVYIGCMKSGPVLSQKGVRYHEPEYWKFGEAGNKYFRHATGQLYAISKDLAAYISNNKQVLHKYANEDVSLGSWFIGLDVDHIDDRRLCCGTPPDCEWKAQAGNVCVASFDWTCSGICRSAERIKEVHKRCGEGEKALWSASF; via the exons ATGACTTGGAAAAGCAGGGGAGACTTGCTTCCCAAAAGTGTTATGTCTAAGAAATGGGTTATTTTTCTCTGTATTGGAAGCTTCTGTGCTGGGATGGTTTTCACCAACAG GATGTGGACTATGCCTGAACCTAAAGGACTAGGACGAACAACAGCCATGGAAGCTGAAAAATTGAATGTAGTTTCAGAGGGTTGTAATACAAGAATC TTGCAAGAGAAGGAAGTGAAGCGTGAAAGTAAAGGCATCTATAGAGAGGTTTCCAAGACACAAAATGCCATACA AACCCTTGATAAGACTATTTCAAACTTGGAGATGGAATTAGCAGCTGCAAAGGCAGCTCAGGAGTCTATACGAAGTGGTGCTCCAGTACCAGCAAATATGAAGATGAGTGAATCGTCTGGTAGAAGAAGGTACCTAATGGTCGTAGGAATAAACACTGCTTTCAGCAGCAGAAAAAGAAGAGACTCAGTTCGTGAGACATGGATGCCACAAG gtgagaaaagaaagaagctAGAGGAAGAGAAGGGCATTATCATCCGATTTGTAATTGGTCATAG TGCCACATCAGGGGGTATCCTAGACAGAGCAATTGAAGCAGAAGATAAGAAGCATGGAGATTTTCTGAGACTG GATCACGTTGAGGGATACCTTGAATTGTCAGCAAAGACAAGGACCTACTTTGCCACTGCTGTTAACTTATGGGATGCTGACTTCTATATCAAAGTTGATGACGATGTTCACGTAAATATAG CGACACTAGGACAAACTCTAGTGAGACACCGATCAAAACCACGGGTGTACATTGGATGCATGAAATCTGGGCCTGTTCTTTCTCAAAA AGGGGTAAGGTACCACGAGCCAGAATACTGGAAATTTGGTGAGGCTGGAAACAAGTATTTCCGTCATGCCACGGGACAGTTGTATGCCATTTCAAAAGATCTGGCTGCATACATTTCAAACAACAA GCAAGTTCTCCACAAGTATGCCAATGAGGATGTCTCACTAGGCTCTTGGTTTATTGGACTTGATGTGGACCACATAGATGATCGAAGACTCTGCTGTGGTACACCACCAG ATTGTGAATGGAAAGCACAGGCAGGAAATGTTTGTGTTGCTTCATTTGATTGGACTTGCAGTGGAATTTGCAGGTCTGCTGAAAGGATCAAAGAGGTTCACAAGAGATGTGGGGAAGGTGAAAAAGCTTTGTGGAGTGCCTCTTTCTAG
- the LOC108333009 gene encoding probable beta-1,3-galactosyltransferase 2 isoform X3 codes for MWKKTSDIRMWTMPEPKGLGRTTAMEAEKLNVVSEGCNTRILQEKEVKRESKGIYREVSKTQNAIQTLDKTISNLEMELAAAKAAQESIRSGAPVPANMKMSESSGRRRYLMVVGINTAFSSRKRRDSVRETWMPQGEKRKKLEEEKGIIIRFVIGHSATSGGILDRAIEAEDKKHGDFLRLDHVEGYLELSAKTRTYFATAVNLWDADFYIKVDDDVHVNIATLGQTLVRHRSKPRVYIGCMKSGPVLSQKGVRYHEPEYWKFGEAGNKYFRHATGQLYAISKDLAAYISNNKQVLHKYANEDVSLGSWFIGLDVDHIDDRRLCCGTPPDCEWKAQAGNVCVASFDWTCSGICRSAERIKEVHKRCGEGEKALWSASF; via the exons ATGTGGAAGAAGACCTCTGACAT CAGGATGTGGACTATGCCTGAACCTAAAGGACTAGGACGAACAACAGCCATGGAAGCTGAAAAATTGAATGTAGTTTCAGAGGGTTGTAATACAAGAATC TTGCAAGAGAAGGAAGTGAAGCGTGAAAGTAAAGGCATCTATAGAGAGGTTTCCAAGACACAAAATGCCATACA AACCCTTGATAAGACTATTTCAAACTTGGAGATGGAATTAGCAGCTGCAAAGGCAGCTCAGGAGTCTATACGAAGTGGTGCTCCAGTACCAGCAAATATGAAGATGAGTGAATCGTCTGGTAGAAGAAGGTACCTAATGGTCGTAGGAATAAACACTGCTTTCAGCAGCAGAAAAAGAAGAGACTCAGTTCGTGAGACATGGATGCCACAAG gtgagaaaagaaagaagctAGAGGAAGAGAAGGGCATTATCATCCGATTTGTAATTGGTCATAG TGCCACATCAGGGGGTATCCTAGACAGAGCAATTGAAGCAGAAGATAAGAAGCATGGAGATTTTCTGAGACTG GATCACGTTGAGGGATACCTTGAATTGTCAGCAAAGACAAGGACCTACTTTGCCACTGCTGTTAACTTATGGGATGCTGACTTCTATATCAAAGTTGATGACGATGTTCACGTAAATATAG CGACACTAGGACAAACTCTAGTGAGACACCGATCAAAACCACGGGTGTACATTGGATGCATGAAATCTGGGCCTGTTCTTTCTCAAAA AGGGGTAAGGTACCACGAGCCAGAATACTGGAAATTTGGTGAGGCTGGAAACAAGTATTTCCGTCATGCCACGGGACAGTTGTATGCCATTTCAAAAGATCTGGCTGCATACATTTCAAACAACAA GCAAGTTCTCCACAAGTATGCCAATGAGGATGTCTCACTAGGCTCTTGGTTTATTGGACTTGATGTGGACCACATAGATGATCGAAGACTCTGCTGTGGTACACCACCAG ATTGTGAATGGAAAGCACAGGCAGGAAATGTTTGTGTTGCTTCATTTGATTGGACTTGCAGTGGAATTTGCAGGTCTGCTGAAAGGATCAAAGAGGTTCACAAGAGATGTGGGGAAGGTGAAAAAGCTTTGTGGAGTGCCTCTTTCTAG